One window from the genome of Streptococcus halotolerans encodes:
- the uvrC gene encoding excinuclease ABC subunit UvrC, giving the protein MNQLIKNKLELLPNSPGCYLHKDKTGKIIYVGKAKNLRNRVRSYFRGSHDTKTEMLVSEIADFEFIVTESNIEALLLEINLIQENMPKYNIRLKDDKSYPFIKITNETYPRLIITRQVNKKDGGLYFGPYPDVYAANDIKRLLDRMFPFKKCTNPANKVCFYYHIGQCNAHTVCHTDKSYWDGLITDVKQFLNGHDDKMVKEMQSKMKTFAERMEFEKAAEYRDLLTAIQTLRTKQRVMSQDMQDRDIFGYYTEKGWMCVQVFFVRQGKLIQRDVNLFPYYNEPEEDFLTYMGQFYQESKHILPKEVFIPSDIDEALVKAIVPSKVIKPQRGEKKQLVNLAIKNARVSLEQKFNLLEKDLKKTQGAIENLGQLMGIDTPVRIEAFDNSNIMGTSPVSAMVVFENGKPNKKEYRKYKIKTVEGPDDYASMREVIRRRYGRVKKEELTPPDLIIIDGGQGQVNIAKDVLTNELNMPIPVAGLQKNDKHQTQELLFGDPLEVIDLPRNSEEFFLLHRIQDEVHRFAITFHRQVRSKNSFSSKLDGIKGLGPKRKQTLLKHYKSLSKIQEADIAEMKALGIPEKVGEELKKQLGHQGEL; this is encoded by the coding sequence ATGAATCAACTGATCAAGAATAAGTTGGAGCTGTTGCCAAATAGTCCAGGTTGCTACCTCCACAAAGATAAAACAGGCAAAATCATTTATGTCGGAAAGGCTAAAAATCTTAGAAATCGCGTCCGTAGTTATTTTCGTGGCAGCCACGATACTAAGACGGAAATGCTGGTTTCTGAAATCGCTGATTTTGAATTTATCGTCACTGAGTCCAATATCGAGGCATTACTGCTTGAAATAAACCTCATCCAAGAAAATATGCCTAAGTATAATATCAGGCTTAAAGATGACAAGTCGTATCCGTTTATAAAGATAACGAATGAAACTTACCCTCGGCTAATCATCACGCGTCAAGTCAACAAAAAGGACGGAGGTCTTTATTTTGGCCCCTACCCTGATGTTTATGCGGCTAATGATATCAAGCGCCTTCTAGACCGTATGTTTCCTTTCAAGAAGTGTACCAATCCTGCTAACAAGGTTTGTTTCTATTACCATATTGGTCAATGTAATGCTCACACTGTCTGTCATACTGACAAATCTTATTGGGATGGATTGATTACAGACGTCAAACAGTTTCTTAATGGTCATGATGACAAGATGGTCAAGGAGATGCAAAGCAAAATGAAGACATTTGCTGAACGCATGGAATTTGAAAAAGCAGCTGAATACCGTGACTTACTAACAGCTATCCAAACCCTGAGAACCAAACAGAGAGTTATGAGTCAGGATATGCAAGACCGCGATATTTTTGGTTACTATACCGAAAAAGGATGGATGTGTGTGCAGGTTTTCTTTGTTCGCCAAGGGAAACTGATTCAACGAGACGTCAATCTCTTTCCCTATTACAATGAGCCAGAAGAGGACTTTCTGACCTATATGGGACAATTTTACCAAGAGTCCAAACACATCTTACCCAAGGAAGTTTTCATCCCATCAGATATTGATGAAGCATTGGTTAAGGCTATTGTACCAAGTAAGGTTATTAAGCCGCAGCGAGGAGAGAAAAAACAGCTGGTTAATTTGGCTATAAAAAATGCTCGTGTCAGCTTGGAACAAAAATTCAATCTCTTGGAAAAAGACCTCAAGAAGACCCAGGGCGCTATTGAAAATCTAGGACAGCTTATGGGAATTGATACACCTGTTCGTATCGAGGCTTTTGATAACTCTAACATAATGGGGACAAGCCCCGTATCAGCTATGGTTGTCTTTGAAAATGGCAAGCCAAACAAAAAAGAGTATCGAAAATATAAGATTAAGACGGTTGAGGGACCAGATGACTATGCTAGTATGCGTGAAGTCATTCGCCGTCGTTATGGACGTGTCAAGAAGGAGGAACTAACACCGCCAGATCTTATCATTATTGATGGAGGACAGGGTCAAGTTAATATTGCAAAAGATGTTCTTACAAACGAACTCAATATGCCCATACCTGTCGCTGGCTTACAGAAAAATGATAAACACCAGACGCAAGAACTCTTGTTTGGTGATCCCTTAGAAGTCATTGATTTACCGAGAAATTCAGAAGAATTTTTCTTACTTCATCGCATCCAAGATGAAGTCCACCGCTTTGCGATAACCTTTCACCGTCAAGTCCGAAGCAAGAATTCCTTTAGTTCTAAGCTAGATGGTATCAAAGGCTTAGGTCCTAAGCGCAAGCAAACCCTCTTAAAGCATTACAAGTCACTGAGCAAAATACAAGAGGCTGACATTGCAGAAATGAAAGCTTTGGGCATTCCTGAAAAAGTAGGAGAAGAGTTAAAGAAACAGCTAGGGCATCAAGGCGAGTTGTGA
- a CDS encoding LCP family protein, with product MAKHKRSINGRYRSRTWQLINTCLLGLYTLLAGLTAFILYKNHILAVNGLNWIIFAVWILIFLIALICLISNKLNKLVTVVLMLSSLLVGGILFFAKSTVDATKRMNESAFYSEVEMSVIAHKDSVLNSISDVTAVEAPVALDKTNIAQLKDHLLESEQKELSLAETESYQTAYETIQADHSKAMVINSAYMPLLEQLDQSVKDNIKTLYTYTIRKKSKNQLKQHQSDVMNVYISGIDTYGPITTVSRSDVNMIMTINKKTKKILLTTTPRDSYVKIPDGGANQFDKLTHAGIYGVETSEKTLENLYGINIDYYARINFTSFMNLIDLLGGIEVINDQAFSSNGYDFPVGKVSLDSRKALVFARERYQLEGGDNDRGKNQQKVITAIVNKLSSFKTISNFSSIVNGLSDSIQTNMPTETMMRFANDQIASGGRFSVTSQEVTGTGSTGELTSYAMPNANLYMYSLDESSVEKAKAEIQKIMGESHD from the coding sequence ATGGCGAAGCATAAGCGCTCAATAAACGGTCGTTATCGGTCAAGAACATGGCAGTTGATTAACACCTGTTTGTTGGGCTTATATACATTATTAGCAGGTTTAACAGCATTTATCTTATATAAAAACCACATTTTAGCGGTTAATGGCCTAAATTGGATCATATTTGCTGTCTGGATACTGATTTTTTTAATAGCACTGATATGCCTCATTAGCAATAAACTCAATAAATTAGTAACTGTTGTCCTCATGTTATCATCGCTCTTAGTTGGTGGTATTCTTTTCTTTGCCAAATCAACGGTTGATGCGACAAAGAGAATGAATGAATCAGCTTTTTATTCGGAAGTGGAGATGTCAGTTATCGCTCATAAAGATAGTGTGCTCAATTCCATATCAGATGTGACAGCGGTCGAGGCACCAGTCGCTCTAGACAAAACCAATATCGCTCAACTAAAGGATCATCTTCTGGAAAGTGAACAAAAAGAGTTATCTCTGGCTGAAACAGAATCCTACCAAACAGCTTACGAGACGATTCAAGCAGATCACAGTAAGGCGATGGTGATAAACAGTGCTTATATGCCGTTGTTAGAGCAGCTGGATCAATCTGTTAAGGATAATATAAAGACCCTCTACACTTATACCATTCGGAAAAAATCAAAAAATCAACTCAAGCAGCATCAGTCTGATGTAATGAATGTCTACATCAGTGGTATCGATACTTACGGTCCGATTACTACGGTGTCTAGATCTGATGTTAACATGATTATGACAATAAACAAGAAGACTAAGAAGATTCTTCTAACAACAACACCACGGGATTCCTATGTTAAGATTCCGGACGGTGGTGCCAATCAATTTGATAAATTAACACATGCTGGAATTTATGGTGTTGAAACGTCAGAAAAAACGCTCGAAAATCTGTATGGCATTAACATTGATTACTATGCGCGCATTAACTTCACGTCCTTTATGAACCTGATCGATTTGCTAGGAGGCATTGAAGTGATCAATGATCAAGCTTTTTCTAGCAATGGTTATGATTTCCCGGTAGGAAAAGTTTCTCTAGATTCTAGAAAAGCCTTGGTATTCGCGAGAGAACGTTATCAACTAGAAGGCGGAGACAACGATCGTGGTAAAAATCAGCAAAAGGTGATCACTGCCATTGTTAATAAATTATCTAGTTTCAAGACGATATCAAACTTTTCAAGTATTGTAAATGGATTAAGTGATTCTATTCAGACAAATATGCCAACCGAAACGATGATGCGTTTTGCTAATGACCAAATCGCTAGCGGCGGACGCTTCTCCGTGACTTCTCAGGAAGTTACAGGAACAGGATCAACAGGAGAATTGACCTCATATGCTATGCCAAATGCCAACCTCTATATGTATTCGCTTGATGAGTCTTCAGTAGAGAAAGCTAAGGCAGAAATCCAAAAGATAATGGGAGAGTCACATGATTGA
- a CDS encoding CpsB/CapC family capsule biosynthesis tyrosine phosphatase, protein MIDLHSHIIFDVDDGPSTLEESIGLIGESYRQGVRTIVATSHRRKGMFETPEEVIRHHYGLVKEAAESQFSGLELLYGGELYYTTSLIQKLESKQVPTYNNSRYILLEFSGSTPWKEIHRAVTRVLMLGLIPVVAHIERYNALEFHQERVQELRNMGCYTQVNSLHLLKPKLFGDKEKQYKKRGRFFLEHDLIDCIASDMHNLTKRPPYMAQAYQVVLKQKGSTIANDLFYHTPKTIIAQ, encoded by the coding sequence ATGATTGATCTTCATTCTCATATTATTTTTGATGTTGATGATGGCCCTAGTACACTAGAAGAAAGCATAGGATTAATTGGGGAAAGTTATCGACAAGGTGTTAGAACTATCGTCGCAACATCTCATCGCAGAAAAGGAATGTTTGAGACCCCCGAAGAGGTTATCCGCCATCATTATGGTCTTGTCAAAGAAGCAGCTGAATCGCAATTTTCAGGACTTGAACTACTTTATGGTGGTGAACTTTATTATACGACCAGTTTAATACAGAAGCTTGAGTCTAAACAAGTTCCGACCTATAATAATAGTCGTTATATCTTACTTGAATTTAGCGGCTCAACCCCTTGGAAAGAGATTCACAGGGCTGTGACGCGAGTTTTAATGCTTGGTTTAATCCCTGTTGTTGCTCACATCGAGCGTTACAATGCTTTAGAATTTCATCAAGAAAGAGTTCAAGAACTTAGAAATATGGGCTGCTATACGCAAGTTAATAGTCTTCATCTTTTGAAACCAAAACTATTTGGTGATAAGGAGAAGCAGTATAAAAAACGTGGACGATTCTTTTTGGAGCATGATCTGATTGACTGTATCGCTAGTGATATGCACAATCTAACGAAGAGGCCTCCATATATGGCTCAAGCCTATCAGGTCGTTTTGAAACAAAAAGGTTCTACCATAGCAAATGACTTGTTTTACCATACCCCAAAAACGATTATTGCTCAATAA
- a CDS encoding Wzz/FepE/Etk N-terminal domain-containing protein, which produces MQTPTIEIDILQLFKKIWNRKFLILLISLIGAVIGLLISIFVITPEYKSTTRLYVVSQSSGADNPTVQDIQAGGYLVNDYKEIITSEDVLSEVVEKKGLTLSPKQLAAKMSVSIPAETRIISVSVMDENANEASDIANTIREVSAEKIKTVTNVQDVTTLEAAKPSKSPATPNTKRNILLGFAVGFAITIIGVMIVEILDDRVKRPEDIEDQLKLTLLGIVPDSKHL; this is translated from the coding sequence ATGCAAACACCAACAATTGAAATTGATATTTTACAATTATTTAAAAAAATATGGAATCGAAAGTTTCTCATTTTACTAATCTCCCTAATAGGGGCTGTTATCGGTTTACTGATTAGTATTTTTGTCATCACACCAGAGTACAAGTCGACGACAAGATTATACGTGGTTAGTCAATCTTCAGGCGCCGACAATCCAACTGTTCAGGATATTCAGGCTGGCGGTTATTTGGTTAATGACTATAAAGAAATCATCACTTCTGAGGATGTTCTTTCTGAAGTTGTTGAAAAAAAAGGTCTGACATTATCTCCCAAACAACTAGCTGCTAAGATGTCAGTGAGCATTCCAGCTGAAACCCGGATTATTTCGGTTAGTGTCATGGATGAAAACGCGAATGAAGCTAGTGACATTGCGAATACCATTCGAGAAGTTTCAGCAGAGAAAATCAAAACAGTCACAAATGTCCAAGATGTGACTACACTTGAGGCAGCGAAGCCATCAAAATCTCCAGCAACGCCAAATACTAAACGAAATATACTATTAGGTTTTGCTGTCGGTTTTGCGATTACGATTATTGGTGTTATGATTGTTGAAATCTTGGATGACCGCGTTAAAAGACCAGAAGACATCGAAGACCAACTGAAATTAACATTACTGGGCATCGTTCCAGACTCTAAACACTTATAA
- a CDS encoding tyrosine-protein kinase, whose product MPRLELHSKREQALAKTEEYFNSIRTNIQFSGNDLKTIVISSVQPNEGKSTTSVSLANSFANAGFKTLLIDADLRNSVITGSFLALESYEGLTSYLTGNAGITEIFCSTNIDNLVVIPSGQKSPNPTSLLQNAQFDQLLQKARSIFDYIIIDSPPIGLVIDSAIIANQCDASLLVVEAGAIKRRFVQKAVEQMTQSGTPFLGVILNKVDLTKEKYGVYGSYGSYGNYGKNPEPKKETRKAKKSKRKTRSRASR is encoded by the coding sequence ATGCCTAGACTAGAACTACATAGCAAGCGAGAACAAGCGTTGGCGAAAACTGAAGAATACTTCAACTCGATTCGAACCAATATTCAATTTTCTGGTAATGATTTAAAGACGATTGTTATCTCTTCTGTACAACCTAACGAAGGAAAATCAACAACCTCCGTTAGTTTAGCAAACTCTTTTGCTAACGCAGGTTTTAAAACATTACTAATCGATGCAGATCTTAGAAACTCTGTGATAACAGGATCTTTTTTAGCACTTGAAAGCTATGAAGGGTTAACAAGTTATTTAACAGGTAATGCAGGTATTACTGAAATTTTTTGTAGTACCAATATTGACAATCTTGTAGTTATTCCTTCTGGACAAAAATCTCCTAATCCAACGTCTTTGTTACAAAATGCTCAGTTTGATCAGTTGTTACAAAAAGCAAGAAGTATTTTCGATTACATCATTATCGACTCGCCACCAATTGGGTTAGTCATTGACTCGGCTATCATTGCTAATCAATGTGACGCTAGTCTTTTGGTTGTTGAAGCGGGCGCTATCAAGCGACGTTTTGTCCAAAAGGCTGTTGAGCAAATGACACAAAGCGGAACACCATTCTTGGGCGTTATTCTAAATAAAGTTGATTTGACAAAAGAAAAATACGGCGTTTATGGAAGTTATGGTTCTTACGGGAATTATGGTAAAAATCCAGAACCCAAAAAAGAGACCAGGAAAGCTAAAAAAAGTAAACGCAAGACACGTTCAAGAGCATCAAGATAG
- a CDS encoding sugar transferase, with the protein MYSEASVQKMLFLLSDFISLCLSCLVLSLFFEYPYLDSYIDIIFLALSTVFLTVISNNYSLIHKVTVKEFFWLSVKFIWKFLISILVIQFLKEIILGSSVISLNSDALFIQFIVVFFSCFIFRIVTLLCCSYFLKFKKNVILVAPNSSVENYVKKLMSYNYDVKAVFNQEKENREGLYRLKSLEDIRNFLSHQEINEVIISAESKQDYLPVQKYFHSIGLPVSMALDSSEITQRKYAITRIGKRFFITSALNVISYRKLLVKRGIDIIIASLGTIIMGLVFVVIYPIVQKQSKGPMLFKQKRIGKNGKIFNVYKFRSMYLDAEERKKELMSQNQLSSDLMFKMDNDPRIFPFGQKMRDWSIDELPQFINVLKGDMSVIGTRPPTLNEYYKYELHHFKRLAMKPGITGMWQVSGRSNITDFEKVVELDTYYIENWSVWLDVKIFLKTIIVVLKRDGSK; encoded by the coding sequence TTGTATAGTGAAGCATCTGTTCAAAAAATGTTATTTTTACTTAGTGATTTTATTAGTCTATGTCTAAGTTGCTTAGTTCTAAGCCTATTTTTTGAATACCCTTATTTAGACTCTTATATTGATATTATTTTTTTAGCATTATCAACCGTATTTTTAACAGTCATATCTAATAACTATTCATTAATCCATAAGGTAACGGTAAAAGAATTTTTCTGGTTGAGTGTTAAATTTATTTGGAAATTCTTAATTAGTATTTTAGTCATTCAATTCTTAAAAGAAATTATTTTAGGATCTAGCGTTATTAGCTTGAATTCTGATGCCTTATTTATCCAATTTATTGTTGTATTTTTCTCTTGTTTTATTTTCAGAATAGTTACTTTATTATGTTGTAGTTACTTTTTAAAATTCAAAAAAAATGTTATTTTAGTGGCTCCAAATAGCTCAGTTGAAAATTATGTGAAAAAATTGATGTCATATAATTACGATGTGAAAGCGGTGTTTAATCAAGAAAAAGAAAACAGAGAAGGTCTTTATCGTCTTAAATCACTTGAAGATATTCGTAATTTTTTAAGTCATCAAGAGATTAATGAAGTCATTATTTCGGCTGAGTCGAAACAAGACTACCTCCCAGTTCAAAAGTATTTTCATTCAATAGGACTTCCGGTATCAATGGCTTTAGATTCAAGTGAGATCACGCAGCGTAAATATGCAATAACTCGTATTGGAAAACGTTTCTTCATCACATCTGCCTTAAATGTCATTAGTTATCGAAAATTATTGGTAAAAAGAGGTATTGATATTATCATTGCTTCTTTGGGTACAATTATCATGGGACTAGTTTTTGTTGTGATTTATCCCATAGTCCAAAAGCAATCTAAAGGACCAATGCTTTTTAAGCAAAAACGTATCGGAAAAAATGGCAAAATTTTTAATGTTTATAAATTCCGTAGCATGTACTTAGATGCTGAAGAAAGAAAAAAAGAGTTAATGTCTCAAAATCAGTTGTCTTCTGACTTAATGTTTAAAATGGATAATGATCCTCGGATCTTTCCTTTTGGTCAGAAAATGAGAGACTGGTCAATTGATGAGTTACCTCAATTTATCAATGTTTTGAAAGGAGACATGTCAGTTATTGGGACTCGTCCTCCTACATTAAATGAGTATTATAAATATGAATTGCATCATTTTAAACGTTTAGCCATGAAACCCGGCATAACAGGTATGTGGCAAGTTTCTGGAAGAAGTAATATTACTGATTTTGAAAAAGTAGTTGAGTTAGATACTTATTACATTGAAAATTGGTCAGTATGGTTAGATGTTAAGATATTTTTGAAAACCATAATTGTAGTATTGAAGAGGGATGGAAGTAAATAA
- a CDS encoding WecB/TagA/CpsF family glycosyltransferase, with protein MIEAVKMLGVKINPLTMGETVDVVDQEFIQKNKPLHLMGVNADKINQCCNDSKMMTIVNNCDIVNADGASVVLAGNYLGVDIPERVAGVDLMQELLKLAEKKAYSVYFLGAKEEVIQKMLTNFKNDYPNLVVAGHRNGYFNDNEIDLISEEIRQKKPQIVFVGITSPKKEYLIEKFLEDGSDSVFMGVGGSFDVLSGMIKRAPLWMQKSHLEWLYRVAKEPKRLFRRYFVGNIEFIKRVLKAKKEKSI; from the coding sequence ATGATTGAAGCAGTTAAAATGCTAGGTGTCAAGATTAACCCTTTGACAATGGGTGAGACAGTGGATGTAGTTGATCAAGAATTTATCCAAAAGAATAAGCCGTTACATTTAATGGGTGTTAATGCTGATAAAATAAATCAGTGCTGTAATGATTCCAAAATGATGACAATTGTTAACAATTGTGATATTGTCAACGCTGATGGAGCTTCAGTTGTTCTGGCAGGAAACTATCTTGGAGTTGATATACCCGAAAGGGTTGCTGGTGTCGATTTAATGCAAGAGCTTCTTAAATTAGCAGAAAAGAAAGCTTATTCAGTTTATTTCCTTGGTGCTAAAGAAGAAGTTATTCAAAAAATGCTGACCAATTTTAAAAATGATTATCCTAATTTAGTTGTTGCTGGTCATAGGAACGGTTATTTTAATGATAATGAAATTGATTTGATTTCCGAGGAAATTCGTCAGAAAAAACCACAAATTGTATTCGTCGGTATTACATCTCCTAAAAAAGAATACTTAATTGAAAAATTTTTAGAGGATGGCAGCGACTCCGTGTTTATGGGGGTGGGTGGTAGTTTTGATGTTTTATCTGGAATGATCAAGAGGGCTCCATTATGGATGCAAAAATCTCATTTAGAATGGTTGTATAGGGTTGCTAAAGAACCTAAGCGATTATTTAGACGTTATTTTGTAGGAAACATCGAGTTTATCAAACGAGTGTTGAAGGCTAAGAAAGAAAAGAGTATATGA
- a CDS encoding LicD family protein: protein MNQQINLKKLQDTLLDAVKEFKKICDEENISFFLRGGSVMGAVKYDGFIPWDDDMDIAVPRDDYDRLIEIFNNRKIANKYQILNSKYQPELHCYFPRLFLIEEEREKLGLPSNTHLGLHLIDILPLDGAPNGRFQRNIYFGKVYALRFLASLGTTYVDGHVDMHTPKQKMLINIAKGLLLHKMFPQTKVYRMLDSLYTKYDWKKQNYAGTITASLFKKEVMPVEIWGDGVWHQFETERFLIPTDYDTYLKIMYGENYLSEEPDEKKSHHK, encoded by the coding sequence ATGAATCAACAAATTAATTTAAAAAAATTACAAGATACACTTCTTGATGCTGTGAAAGAGTTTAAAAAAATTTGTGATGAAGAAAATATATCATTTTTCTTAAGAGGTGGTAGTGTTATGGGGGCTGTCAAGTATGACGGCTTCATTCCTTGGGATGATGATATGGATATCGCTGTTCCTAGAGATGATTACGATAGATTGATTGAGATTTTTAATAATCGAAAAATTGCCAATAAGTATCAAATTTTAAACAGTAAATATCAACCTGAATTACATTGCTATTTTCCTCGTCTCTTTCTTATTGAAGAGGAAAGAGAGAAATTAGGTTTACCATCAAATACTCATTTAGGGTTACATCTAATTGATATTTTGCCTCTTGATGGAGCACCCAATGGTAGATTTCAAAGAAATATTTATTTTGGTAAAGTTTACGCACTCCGTTTTTTGGCAAGTTTAGGTACAACCTATGTAGATGGCCATGTTGACATGCATACTCCTAAACAAAAAATGCTGATAAATATAGCAAAGGGACTCCTATTACACAAAATGTTCCCTCAAACTAAAGTTTATCGCATGTTGGATAGCCTCTATACAAAATACGATTGGAAAAAACAAAATTATGCGGGTACGATAACTGCTTCATTATTTAAAAAAGAAGTGATGCCCGTAGAAATATGGGGAGATGGCGTTTGGCATCAATTTGAAACGGAGCGGTTTTTGATTCCGACTGACTATGATACCTATTTAAAAATTATGTATGGTGAAAATTATCTATCAGAAGAACCTGATGAAAAAAAATCTCACCATAAGTAG
- a CDS encoding glycosyltransferase family 2 protein: MICFIILHYMVKEETIKCVESIMNRETEDIRIIIVDNHSPNNSGQELFKLYRNNDIVDVLLHDENAGFASGNNIGYVYTKEKYNPDFMIVMNNDVELDSDNFYQKLYNIYEDEKFYVLGPDIYSTTYELHQSPKRLSHYTYEEVLNLHQKFEKNRKVSLSIKLKVWLKSNDFLRTFVYQSRTKGKSIDFSKVYYNVPLHGSCVIYSKDYIKREDYAFYPGTFFYYETEILDYICDKKGYKTIYYPELKVLHHQNVSTNVVYDNMMKKTLFANKCNYESTGIFLDVIKSFDENGVK; the protein is encoded by the coding sequence ATGATTTGCTTTATTATCTTGCATTATATGGTAAAAGAAGAAACCATAAAATGTGTTGAATCTATCATGAATAGAGAAACTGAAGACATTAGAATAATCATTGTTGATAATCACTCACCAAACAATTCTGGACAAGAATTGTTTAAATTATATCGAAATAATGATATTGTTGATGTTTTACTACATGATGAAAATGCTGGTTTTGCCAGTGGAAATAACATTGGATATGTTTATACAAAAGAAAAGTATAATCCTGATTTTATGATCGTTATGAATAACGATGTAGAATTAGATTCAGATAATTTTTATCAAAAACTATATAACATTTATGAGGATGAGAAATTTTATGTTTTAGGCCCTGATATCTATTCGACAACTTACGAATTACATCAAAGTCCAAAAAGACTTTCTCATTATACTTATGAAGAAGTTTTGAATTTACATCAAAAATTTGAAAAAAATAGAAAAGTATCACTTTCAATAAAGTTAAAGGTATGGTTAAAATCAAACGATTTCTTAAGAACTTTTGTTTACCAATCCAGAACTAAAGGAAAATCCATAGATTTTTCTAAAGTTTATTATAATGTTCCACTTCATGGATCTTGTGTTATTTATTCAAAAGATTATATAAAAAGAGAAGATTATGCTTTTTATCCAGGCACTTTTTTCTATTACGAAACTGAAATATTAGACTATATTTGTGATAAAAAAGGTTACAAGACAATTTATTATCCAGAATTAAAAGTATTACATCACCAAAACGTTTCAACAAATGTCGTTTATGACAATATGATGAAAAAAACGCTTTTTGCTAATAAATGTAACTATGAGTCTACAGGTATCTTTTTGGATGTCATTAAGTCATTTGATGAGAATGGAGTGAAGTAG
- a CDS encoding O-antigen polymerase encodes MTLLLVLFISLLILFFLVYILSQRDILSPPVVMLGMFIISTIFALINAKNWQIDYSFLATFYITSGIVVFSLPILFMANKIPSISEKITNSKVDIATWKVVFAIISDIVIVYLFRKEMLQLAAQAGYRGQSLQWFIRNTTNYEGVLEFSSSIRLLVRFVDITAYIFMFTLIDKFIYNNKKGKDLLLIIPVLIFIYKTSLTGGRQDILKLVFAGIVQTYILQKTKTGWNKVISGKYIFVGLSGILVGIPSFYYGLFLVGRTTTRTMMESVSTYIGGPIQHFNQYIQHPISPSRYFGSETFVPILNMLGDAGFIDYKATVHLEFRQLGVTIGNVYTFFRRPLHDFGPIGMYLFVFSIGLFFGFLYYIVIRSKSRSTLWDINVMVYSYLFYWIFLSSIEQYSMTIISVFTLIAIILFYLLSVFYWQFKFTPTGFAFINNDDEIEREEI; translated from the coding sequence ATGACTTTATTGCTAGTTTTATTTATAAGTTTATTAATTTTATTTTTTCTCGTCTATATACTTTCGCAACGAGATATTTTATCGCCACCAGTTGTGATGCTAGGAATGTTTATTATTAGTACTATATTTGCCTTGATTAATGCTAAGAATTGGCAGATTGACTATTCATTTCTAGCTACTTTTTATATTACATCTGGTATTGTAGTCTTCAGTTTGCCAATTTTATTTATGGCAAATAAAATTCCTTCAATTTCGGAAAAAATTACAAATAGTAAAGTAGATATAGCAACTTGGAAAGTAGTATTTGCAATTATTTCAGATATAGTTATTGTGTACTTATTTAGAAAAGAAATGCTACAATTGGCGGCTCAAGCTGGTTACCGCGGTCAGAGTTTGCAGTGGTTTATCAGGAATACAACTAACTATGAGGGGGTGTTAGAGTTTTCCTCCTCTATACGTTTGTTAGTAAGATTTGTAGATATTACTGCCTATATTTTTATGTTTACTCTGATTGATAAGTTTATTTATAATAATAAGAAAGGTAAAGATTTGTTGTTAATTATTCCTGTTCTTATTTTTATTTATAAAACCTCTTTAACTGGTGGTAGGCAAGATATTTTAAAGTTAGTTTTTGCTGGGATTGTACAGACTTATATTCTTCAAAAAACTAAAACAGGATGGAATAAGGTTATTTCTGGGAAATATATTTTCGTAGGTTTGTCTGGAATTTTAGTAGGTATCCCTAGCTTCTATTATGGGCTATTTTTAGTTGGTAGAACGACAACTAGAACAATGATGGAATCTGTTTCGACTTATATTGGTGGACCAATCCAACATTTTAATCAATATATTCAACATCCGATATCACCATCGAGATATTTCGGTTCAGAAACATTTGTACCAATTTTAAATATGCTTGGGGATGCAGGTTTTATAGATTATAAGGCTACTGTTCATTTAGAATTTAGACAGCTTGGCGTAACAATAGGTAATGTTTATACTTTCTTTAGACGACCACTGCATGATTTTGGTCCAATCGGTATGTATCTATTTGTTTTCTCTATTGGTCTATTTTTTGGATTTTTATACTATATAGTTATTCGTTCGAAATCAAGAAGTACACTTTGGGATATCAATGTTATGGTATATTCTTATTTATTCTATTGGATATTTTTATCATCAATTGAGCAGTATTCGATGACAATTATCAGCGTATTTACTCTTATTGCAATTATTTTATTTTATCTGTTATCCGTTTTTTATTGGCAGTTTAAGTTTACGCCGACAGGATTTGCTTTTATAAATAATGATGATGAAATAGAAAGGGAGGAGATATAA